Proteins encoded by one window of Porphyromonas vaginalis:
- a CDS encoding DUF4374 domain-containing protein, protein MKHLSLLIMTALLGLVTLSSCQKEENTPQTQGVKFIYASQVENAFQLTPLADLAEGVQTSFDNSQTLPVGHLFLEKYGDYIYAMSGSMYGFGGEQTLRKYQMKDGKLQEVATLSFKGSPNVLEVIFASDTKAYGVTCASRGQLVIFNPSTMQEMGEIDLSPYAATDPKAEAPDKDPDAGTGIVRDGKLFLCLNQTKSMMELYDEPASVAVIDVATDKVEKVIKDARVQSLGMVGHTSAILDEAGNIYFYSGPRSAMFGKPEGILRVKKGETDFDKEYYVSVTKADGAEPTSYGMTMTYYKGKVYFFLEKPSLVVDPNDKTFTKNKDFVPYELDLNSGKGKILPLPGSSGWSANATIAYNGKIYFGIHAKDGLGFYSYDPATGQGSNKPVVTTPAGIYKIIKL, encoded by the coding sequence ATGAAGCATCTTAGCTTACTAATCATGACCGCCCTCTTAGGGCTAGTCACACTCAGCTCATGTCAAAAGGAGGAAAACACTCCGCAGACGCAGGGAGTCAAGTTTATCTACGCCTCACAGGTGGAGAATGCCTTCCAGCTCACGCCCCTAGCCGACCTCGCAGAGGGCGTGCAGACGTCATTTGACAATTCACAGACCCTCCCCGTGGGGCACCTCTTTCTAGAGAAGTACGGCGACTACATCTACGCCATGTCAGGCAGTATGTATGGCTTTGGTGGCGAGCAGACGCTACGCAAGTATCAGATGAAGGATGGTAAGCTACAGGAGGTTGCGACACTCTCCTTCAAGGGCTCTCCCAACGTCCTTGAGGTCATCTTCGCCAGCGATACGAAGGCTTACGGCGTGACCTGCGCTAGCCGTGGTCAGCTCGTCATCTTTAACCCCTCCACCATGCAGGAGATGGGCGAGATAGACCTCTCTCCTTATGCTGCTACAGACCCCAAGGCTGAGGCTCCTGACAAAGATCCCGACGCTGGGACTGGTATCGTGCGAGATGGCAAGCTCTTCCTCTGTCTCAATCAGACAAAGTCCATGATGGAGCTATACGATGAGCCAGCCTCTGTGGCGGTCATTGATGTCGCCACGGACAAGGTCGAGAAGGTCATCAAGGACGCTCGCGTACAGAGCCTTGGCATGGTCGGACACACCAGTGCCATCCTCGACGAGGCAGGTAACATATACTTCTATTCAGGACCTCGCAGTGCCATGTTTGGCAAGCCTGAGGGTATCTTACGGGTCAAAAAGGGCGAGACCGACTTTGACAAGGAGTACTACGTCTCCGTGACCAAAGCTGATGGCGCAGAGCCTACCTCTTATGGTATGACGATGACCTACTACAAGGGCAAGGTCTACTTCTTCCTGGAGAAGCCTTCGCTCGTTGTCGATCCCAACGACAAGACCTTTACCAAAAACAAAGACTTCGTCCCCTACGAGCTAGACCTCAATAGTGGCAAGGGCAAGATACTCCCACTGCCCGGATCTAGTGGCTGGAGTGCTAATGCCACCATCGCCTACAACGGCAAGATCTACTTCGGCATACACGCTAAAGACGGTCTGGGCTTCTACAGCTACGACCCAGCTACAGGGCAGGGCAGCAACAAGCCCGTAGTGACTACACCTGCTGGCATCTATAAAATCATAAAGCTCTAA
- a CDS encoding TonB-dependent receptor, which translates to MFTTRMSTYPHHRSWLGRTVYSLILVALSSTVYTLVAQSNPGRRTYSAVVLDATSHEPLIGASLWVEELHQGVATDADGAFTLSLPTKGEYHIKVSYVGYKDYTLRYSSKRASQAPQRILLSSATAELNTVFVHGKGQTQRLREIPSSITVIDTRELHGTVSSLNEVLNRSMGVKVTSTGGIGSTSRMIIQGLDGKRIAIFVNGVPIGSSDQTSLDAFAVDQIDHVEVYKGIIPSWLGGEGLGGAINIILRHEEQQDHLSASYEVGSFHTHKGSLRANKYLPALGLNLSLALQGLYTDNDYTFDSPFEQGLVVRRDHDTYASYGGSLSLSLHKPWIDHLSLSLGADRTYQEIQGGVLNLQNNIQHAHTHTTSLQGALSVAKSILDGKLYLSSTSIVAYQLLNHVDTSHYCYDFAGRTFPSGSGQGEIGSMPNDSHDQLINIQEQLNLRYQLSPAHRLLGNISYRFARRDPHDELASKYTKLAVSGYPGYIHSLISGLTHEWKLWDERITNELGVKHVYFYSAVSPLGFTIYEQDDAPLTSSRSVWGGSEAISIKALPNLTLKGSTQYTMRTPRAEEIIGDGVLIYPSPKLAPERSLNFNLGVNWLCNPDDYPNCRIDLNGYYMNVRDMIKLVMESLIMKYTNFGQVRIAGVEAELYANLFPWLTIRTNITYQDARDKMKTAIGGGQNFHYNYRVPNMPYLFGNAEIRLQGDQLLLSDDHGEGFIACEYTAPFSYGWEASKVSRLQVPRRWNFNMGVQYTLFQHYHLALEVNNLFNTRQWAEYQYPLPTRSLRAKLQVTF; encoded by the coding sequence TTGTTTACAACACGCATGAGTACCTATCCGCATCATCGCTCTTGGCTGGGTCGCACGGTATATAGCCTCATATTAGTCGCACTATCATCGACCGTCTACACGCTCGTCGCTCAGAGCAATCCTGGGCGACGCACCTACAGCGCTGTGGTGCTAGACGCTACGTCGCATGAGCCACTCATCGGTGCCTCACTGTGGGTTGAGGAGCTACATCAAGGCGTAGCTACAGATGCTGATGGTGCCTTCACCTTGTCTCTACCAACCAAAGGGGAGTACCATATCAAGGTAAGCTATGTAGGTTACAAAGACTACACCCTCCGCTATAGTAGCAAGCGGGCGAGCCAAGCTCCTCAGCGTATCCTCCTCTCAAGTGCTACGGCGGAGCTAAACACAGTTTTCGTTCACGGTAAGGGGCAGACACAGCGACTGCGTGAGATCCCCTCGTCCATCACCGTCATCGACACACGAGAGCTGCACGGTACGGTCTCTTCGCTCAATGAGGTACTCAACCGCTCTATGGGGGTCAAGGTGACCAGCACGGGTGGCATCGGGAGTACTTCCCGTATGATCATACAGGGGCTAGACGGCAAGCGCATTGCTATCTTTGTCAATGGGGTACCTATCGGGAGCTCTGATCAAACTAGTCTTGATGCCTTTGCTGTAGACCAGATAGATCATGTAGAGGTGTACAAGGGGATCATCCCCTCGTGGCTCGGTGGCGAGGGACTAGGTGGAGCAATCAATATAATCTTGCGTCACGAGGAGCAACAAGACCATCTAAGCGCCTCCTATGAAGTAGGCTCCTTCCATACGCACAAGGGGAGCTTGCGCGCCAATAAGTACTTGCCCGCTCTCGGACTGAACCTTTCCCTTGCTCTCCAAGGGCTTTACACGGACAATGACTATACCTTTGACTCCCCCTTTGAGCAAGGACTGGTGGTACGGCGAGATCATGACACCTATGCGAGCTATGGAGGCTCTCTGTCCCTATCCCTGCACAAGCCGTGGATAGACCATCTGTCGCTCTCGCTAGGTGCTGATCGCACCTATCAGGAGATACAGGGAGGTGTCCTCAATCTGCAAAACAACATCCAGCATGCCCACACCCACACGACGAGCCTACAGGGTGCGCTATCAGTCGCAAAGAGCATACTAGATGGCAAGCTCTATCTAAGCTCGACAAGTATCGTCGCGTACCAATTGCTGAACCACGTGGACACCTCACACTACTGCTACGACTTCGCTGGGCGCACCTTCCCCAGTGGCTCCGGTCAAGGCGAGATAGGTAGCATGCCCAATGACTCACATGACCAGCTCATCAACATACAGGAGCAGCTAAACCTGCGCTACCAGCTGTCGCCCGCTCATCGTCTCCTAGGCAATATCTCCTACCGCTTCGCTCGACGTGATCCCCACGATGAGCTAGCCAGCAAATATACCAAGCTCGCTGTGAGTGGCTACCCTGGGTATATACACTCTCTCATATCAGGTTTGACACACGAATGGAAGCTATGGGACGAGCGCATTACCAATGAACTGGGTGTGAAGCATGTCTACTTCTACTCTGCAGTATCTCCCCTGGGCTTCACCATCTACGAGCAGGATGACGCTCCACTCACCAGCTCACGCTCCGTATGGGGCGGTAGCGAGGCTATCTCTATCAAGGCTCTCCCCAATCTCACGCTCAAAGGCTCTACGCAATACACCATGCGCACCCCTCGTGCCGAGGAGATCATCGGTGACGGTGTACTCATCTACCCCTCGCCTAAGCTAGCACCGGAGCGGAGCCTTAACTTCAACCTAGGCGTCAACTGGCTCTGCAACCCTGACGACTATCCCAACTGTCGCATCGACCTCAACGGATACTATATGAATGTGAGGGATATGATCAAGCTAGTCATGGAGAGCCTTATCATGAAGTACACAAACTTCGGTCAGGTGCGCATAGCAGGCGTAGAGGCGGAGCTCTATGCCAACCTCTTCCCTTGGCTGACCATTCGCACCAACATCACATATCAAGATGCACGTGACAAGATGAAGACAGCGATCGGGGGCGGTCAGAACTTCCACTACAACTATCGTGTACCCAACATGCCTTACCTCTTTGGCAATGCGGAGATCCGTCTGCAGGGCGACCAGCTACTCCTCTCCGATGATCATGGCGAGGGCTTTATAGCGTGCGAGTACACGGCACCCTTTAGCTATGGGTGGGAGGCGAGCAAGGTGAGCCGACTACAGGTACCTCGCCGATGGAACTTCAACATGGGAGTGCAGTACACGCTCTTTCAGCATTACCACCTAGCTCTAGAGGTCAACAACCTCTTCAACACAAGGCAGTGGGCGGAGTATCAGTACCCACTCCCGACACGCTCACTACGTGCCAAGCTCCAGGTTACATTCTAA
- a CDS encoding peptide chain release factor 3: protein MSTPLEKEIRSRRTFAVIAHPDAGKTTLTEKLLLYGGAIHVAGAVKSNKIKKSATSDFMEIERQRGISVATSVMGFNYKDYKVNILDTPGHQDFAEDTYRTLTAVDSVIIVIDHAKGVEQQTRRLMEVCRMRHTPVIVFINKLDREGLDPFDLLDEVERELGVVTTPMVWPIGMGDRFKGVYNIFDHELNLFTPNKQHVVEDLHHIESLDSPDLVQHIGSAAAERLAEEVEMVEGVYPTFDHDAYLAGEQAPVFFGSALNTFGVRELLDTFVRIAPSPQPVQAEEREVSPYEETFTGFVFKIHANMDPNHRSCIAFVKVCSGRFERNAYYRHTRLDKQVRFSSPTAFMANKKEVIDDAYAGDIVGLPDTGLFRIGDTLTSGEMLHFKGLPSFSPEYFKYIENADPMKQKQLIKGTDQLMGEGVAQLFVNQFNGRRIIGTVGQLQFEVIQYRLLHEYGAECRWEPLHLYKACWIESDNAEELANFKRRKAQYMALDNAGRDVYLAESSYILQMAQQDFPHIRFHFTSEF from the coding sequence ATGTCCACCCCTTTAGAAAAAGAAATACGTAGTCGTCGCACCTTTGCCGTCATAGCGCACCCAGATGCGGGTAAAACAACCCTCACCGAGAAGCTCCTCCTCTACGGAGGTGCCATCCACGTAGCTGGAGCCGTCAAGAGCAACAAGATCAAGAAGAGTGCTACTAGTGACTTTATGGAGATAGAGCGTCAGCGTGGTATCTCCGTGGCAACCAGTGTCATGGGCTTCAACTATAAGGACTACAAAGTCAACATCCTCGATACCCCTGGTCACCAAGACTTCGCCGAAGACACCTACCGCACGCTCACCGCTGTGGATAGCGTCATCATCGTCATCGACCACGCCAAGGGTGTCGAGCAGCAGACGCGTCGCCTCATGGAGGTATGTCGTATGCGCCACACACCCGTCATCGTCTTCATCAACAAGCTCGACCGTGAGGGACTAGACCCCTTTGACCTCCTCGATGAAGTCGAGCGAGAGCTCGGCGTCGTGACTACACCGATGGTTTGGCCCATAGGCATGGGCGACCGCTTCAAGGGCGTGTACAACATCTTCGACCACGAGCTCAACCTCTTTACGCCCAATAAGCAGCATGTCGTCGAGGACCTCCACCATATCGAGAGCCTCGACTCGCCCGACCTCGTACAGCATATCGGCTCCGCCGCTGCCGAGCGACTCGCCGAGGAGGTCGAGATGGTCGAGGGCGTCTACCCCACGTTCGACCACGACGCTTATCTCGCTGGTGAGCAGGCTCCCGTCTTCTTCGGCTCGGCACTCAACACCTTTGGTGTGCGTGAGCTACTAGACACCTTCGTACGTATCGCACCCTCACCCCAGCCCGTACAGGCCGAGGAGAGAGAGGTAAGTCCTTACGAAGAGACCTTCACCGGCTTCGTCTTCAAGATCCACGCCAATATGGATCCCAACCACCGCAGCTGTATTGCCTTTGTGAAGGTCTGCTCAGGACGCTTCGAGCGCAATGCTTACTACCGTCACACACGCCTTGACAAGCAGGTGCGCTTCTCCTCCCCCACCGCCTTTATGGCCAATAAGAAAGAGGTCATCGATGACGCCTATGCTGGTGACATCGTAGGACTCCCCGACACGGGCCTATTTCGTATCGGCGACACCCTCACTTCAGGCGAAATGCTTCACTTCAAGGGGCTGCCAAGCTTTAGTCCTGAGTACTTCAAATATATTGAGAATGCAGACCCGATGAAGCAGAAGCAGCTCATCAAGGGTACCGACCAACTGATGGGCGAAGGTGTAGCGCAGCTCTTTGTCAATCAGTTCAACGGCAGACGCATCATCGGTACCGTCGGTCAACTTCAGTTCGAAGTGATCCAGTATCGCCTACTCCATGAGTATGGTGCCGAGTGTCGCTGGGAGCCGCTGCATCTCTACAAAGCGTGCTGGATCGAGAGCGATAATGCTGAGGAGCTGGCCAACTTCAAGCGTCGCAAAGCTCAATATATGGCTCTAGACAATGCAGGTCGAGACGTTTACCTAGCGGAGAGTAGCTACATCCTGCAGATGGCACAGCAAGACTTCCCGCACATCCGCTTCCACTTCACCAGCGAGTTCTAA
- a CDS encoding DegT/DnrJ/EryC1/StrS family aminotransferase yields the protein MPPISTEQLNYQGVYPSQEAIKAQIPDDFLTDSGLCTGFEQAFRRLLGVERTIHLTSSPQVALTAALRMLQLREGESLFVPAYWRKEYVDCLLAMRLRPIFVEVTSFNMAMDPLLLGKHLERMTNAGTPLPRAIIVAHAHGIPANMELLCSVAQRYNMTIIEDCSQALGSSIDERACGTWGQLSFFSFSTGEIIQAGMAGALSWSENRSLSIDAPYHSWSAQEKLSIEAWLRPYPLAPLQAAVLLPQLAQLKEVIEKKRLMAKLYRKYLTQAFGLRYLSWPEDAPHSYRPNYSSQPIHIEPTMLHFSRHELGRALQEERFVPLLPPLESLSELPALHAYSSVVSGVAQSMAPDLLYLPNDSTLTGARTLEVVEVIRQLVYKYNS from the coding sequence ATGCCTCCAATATCGACAGAACAACTTAACTATCAAGGCGTTTACCCCTCACAAGAGGCCATTAAAGCGCAAATTCCTGACGATTTTCTGACCGACTCGGGACTTTGTACGGGATTTGAGCAAGCATTCCGCCGTTTGTTGGGTGTCGAGCGAACGATCCATCTGACCTCTTCGCCACAGGTAGCACTTACCGCTGCGCTGCGCATGTTGCAGTTGCGGGAGGGTGAGTCTCTTTTCGTGCCAGCTTACTGGCGCAAGGAGTATGTCGACTGTTTGCTTGCGATGCGGTTGCGTCCGATCTTTGTAGAGGTCACCTCCTTCAACATGGCGATGGACCCGCTCCTCCTCGGCAAGCATCTCGAGCGCATGACCAATGCGGGCACTCCCCTACCCCGCGCCATCATTGTGGCGCATGCTCACGGCATCCCCGCCAATATGGAGCTCCTCTGCTCCGTGGCGCAACGGTACAATATGACCATCATCGAGGACTGCTCGCAGGCGCTCGGGAGTTCTATCGATGAGCGAGCATGTGGTACCTGGGGGCAGCTCTCTTTCTTCTCCTTCTCCACGGGCGAGATCATACAGGCTGGGATGGCTGGCGCGCTCAGTTGGTCCGAAAACCGTAGTCTCTCCATCGATGCACCTTATCATAGCTGGAGTGCTCAGGAGAAGCTCTCGATCGAAGCTTGGTTACGCCCCTATCCGCTAGCCCCTCTGCAGGCGGCAGTCTTATTGCCTCAGCTAGCGCAACTCAAAGAGGTCATAGAGAAAAAGCGTCTCATGGCTAAGCTCTACCGCAAGTACCTCACGCAAGCCTTCGGTCTCCGCTATCTAAGCTGGCCAGAAGACGCACCGCACAGCTATCGACCTAATTATAGTAGTCAGCCGATACATATCGAGCCCACGATGCTTCACTTCTCTCGTCACGAGCTCGGGCGGGCGCTGCAGGAGGAGCGATTCGTCCCGCTCCTACCGCCACTAGAGAGTCTCAGCGAGCTGCCCGCACTCCACGCCTACAGCAGTGTAGTCAGTGGCGTAGCGCAGAGCATGGCACCCGATCTACTCTACCTGCCCAACGATAGCACGCTGACAGGCGCCCGCACCTTAGAGGTTGTCGAAGTCATTCGTCAGCTCGTTTACAAGTACAATAGCTAA
- the deoC gene encoding deoxyribose-phosphate aldolase, protein MHQIDKYHKAISLYEPIEGDVTAKVQAIIDKHYKECYTPEVLKLLYSCIDLTTLMGGDTDESVTKMVAGVNDFETNHPDIPNVAAICVYPALVPTVKATLTCPDVRIASVAAGFPASQTFPEIKVAEVSMAVAEGANEVDVVLNLNRFLSEDYDGVCTEIEELKDAARGAHLKVIIESGLLADPRQIQIASILSLYSGADFIKTSTGKEYPGASLEAAYVMCQTLRKYYEQHGERRGFKASGGVRTPEDVVKYYCIVKEILGEEWLTPELFRLGASSLGKNLLKAIEG, encoded by the coding sequence ATGCATCAGATAGACAAATACCATAAAGCAATCTCGCTCTACGAACCTATCGAGGGAGATGTTACCGCCAAGGTACAAGCAATCATCGACAAGCACTATAAGGAGTGCTACACACCAGAGGTCCTCAAGCTACTCTACAGCTGTATAGACCTAACCACGCTGATGGGAGGTGATACCGACGAGAGCGTCACCAAGATGGTCGCTGGAGTTAACGACTTCGAGACTAACCATCCCGACATACCCAACGTAGCCGCCATCTGCGTTTATCCCGCTCTGGTGCCTACGGTCAAGGCGACGCTCACCTGTCCCGATGTACGCATTGCTTCGGTAGCTGCAGGCTTTCCCGCTAGCCAAACCTTCCCAGAGATCAAAGTTGCTGAGGTCTCTATGGCTGTCGCCGAGGGTGCCAACGAAGTAGACGTTGTCCTCAACCTAAACCGCTTCTTATCAGAAGACTACGACGGCGTCTGCACCGAGATCGAGGAGCTCAAGGACGCAGCGCGTGGAGCGCACCTCAAAGTGATCATCGAGTCAGGTCTGCTCGCTGATCCACGTCAGATACAGATTGCATCGATCCTGTCGCTCTACTCAGGCGCAGACTTCATCAAGACCTCCACAGGCAAGGAGTATCCAGGCGCTTCACTGGAGGCCGCTTACGTTATGTGTCAGACGCTACGCAAGTATTACGAGCAGCACGGTGAGCGTCGTGGCTTCAAGGCGAGCGGTGGTGTCCGCACGCCAGAGGACGTGGTCAAGTATTACTGCATCGTCAAGGAGATCCTTGGCGAGGAGTGGCTCACCCCTGAGCTCTTCCGTCTAGGTGCAAGCAGTCTTGGCAAGAATCTCCTCAAGGCGATCGAGGGATAA
- a CDS encoding nucleotide pyrophosphohydrolase, with translation MDATNKVKETTLDELQQLVDEWIRTYGVRYFDPLTNMAILTEETGEVARVMARLYGEQSAKASDHLDLADELADLLWVLTCIANQCGVNLQEALEKNLQKKTKRDATRHLNNDKLRSKQADTTE, from the coding sequence ATGGACGCTACTAACAAAGTAAAAGAAACGACGCTAGACGAGCTGCAGCAGCTGGTCGACGAGTGGATACGCACCTACGGTGTGCGCTACTTCGACCCGCTGACCAATATGGCGATCCTCACGGAGGAGACGGGCGAGGTGGCACGTGTTATGGCACGGCTCTACGGTGAGCAGAGTGCTAAAGCGTCCGATCATCTCGACCTTGCGGACGAGCTGGCAGACCTGCTCTGGGTGCTCACCTGCATTGCCAACCAGTGCGGAGTCAATCTACAGGAGGCACTTGAAAAGAACCTCCAGAAGAAGACAAAACGCGACGCAACCAGACACTTAAACAACGACAAGTTACGCTCTAAGCAAGCAGATACAACAGAATAA
- the dtd gene encoding D-aminoacyl-tRNA deacylase, protein MKALLQRVTHASVSIDGNCVGSIQQGIVLLLGVGYEDGSEQIEKLCQKVCKLRIFDDEEGVMNRSLLDIGGEALVVSQFTLMANCRKGNRPSYIEAAKGEVSEPLYEQFVAKMRLIMGSDSIKTGKFGADMQVEIHNDGPVTIILDTDTL, encoded by the coding sequence ATGAAAGCACTTTTACAGCGAGTCACCCACGCCTCTGTGTCGATCGACGGCAACTGCGTTGGGAGCATCCAGCAAGGCATCGTCCTGCTCCTCGGCGTCGGCTACGAAGATGGTTCCGAGCAGATCGAGAAGCTCTGCCAGAAGGTGTGCAAGCTACGCATCTTCGATGACGAGGAGGGCGTAATGAACCGTTCACTACTGGACATTGGTGGCGAAGCGCTTGTCGTGAGCCAGTTTACGCTCATGGCAAACTGTCGCAAAGGCAACCGTCCGAGCTACATTGAGGCCGCCAAGGGTGAGGTATCGGAGCCGCTCTACGAGCAGTTTGTCGCTAAGATGCGTCTCATCATGGGCTCAGATTCAATTAAAACCGGTAAATTTGGAGCCGATATGCAGGTAGAGATACATAACGATGGACCTGTGACCATCATCCTAGACACCGACACGCTCTAA
- the uvrC gene encoding excinuclease ABC subunit UvrC, with protein sequence MNRDEIKAILPTIPQEPGCYQYRNKNGTIIYVGKAKNLRNRVSSYFNNSPKNPKTTRLVSEIRQLEYFVVNTEAEALVLENNLIKTHLPKYNILLKDDKSYPRIVITDEPFPRIFTTRKEVGKGDYFGPYPNVAMAHTVIELIHRVLQLRSCRYALTPEVVRERRVDLCLQYHIKKCGGPCQGLVSAEEYAHAVQLARRILKGEINILIEEEVEEMNRMSERLEFERAEQHRQNIETLRRYSGKHVVAPNIREADVFAYDEDDVNGFVCMMQVRHGAVVLAHNLTFKKTVDSTQSDLLTYLIEELRQRFGSTAREVILAEPGEWESDSYRITVPQRGEKKQILELAQRNVSRYRWDCYKRQEKLNPEQRATRLLTTMKKDLGIDRLPRHMECFDNSNIQGTNPVAACVVFKNGKPAKSEYRKFHVKTVVGADDYRTMREIIYRRYRRVLDEGQSLPDLIIIDGGKGQLHVACETLKELGIYDKVCVFGLAERFEELYRPGESEPLVLDRRSETLKVVCHIRDEAHRFGITFHRDSRSKQQTKSILDEIPGIGARSKETLLQAFKTPQRVVKASRAELIATLGTSKGNKLYNHLHPDESTETT encoded by the coding sequence ATGAACCGAGACGAAATCAAAGCTATCCTCCCAACCATCCCGCAAGAGCCAGGATGCTATCAGTACCGCAACAAGAACGGGACGATCATCTACGTGGGCAAAGCGAAGAATCTGCGCAACCGCGTCTCTTCGTACTTCAACAATTCGCCCAAAAACCCAAAGACGACGAGATTGGTCAGCGAAATTCGCCAACTAGAGTATTTTGTGGTCAATACCGAAGCAGAAGCTTTGGTCTTGGAGAATAACTTGATCAAGACCCACCTGCCGAAGTACAACATACTACTCAAGGACGACAAGTCCTACCCTCGTATTGTCATCACGGACGAGCCGTTTCCCCGTATCTTTACCACAAGAAAAGAGGTGGGCAAGGGGGACTACTTCGGCCCCTACCCCAATGTGGCGATGGCGCACACCGTCATTGAGCTAATTCATCGGGTCCTCCAGCTACGCTCATGTCGCTACGCTTTGACCCCCGAGGTGGTGCGGGAGCGACGGGTGGATCTTTGTCTGCAATACCACATCAAGAAGTGCGGTGGCCCTTGCCAAGGGTTAGTCTCGGCCGAGGAGTACGCCCATGCGGTGCAGCTAGCCCGACGCATCCTCAAGGGAGAGATAAACATCCTCATAGAGGAGGAAGTGGAGGAGATGAATCGCATGAGCGAGCGACTGGAGTTCGAGCGAGCCGAGCAGCATCGTCAGAATATTGAGACGCTACGTCGCTATTCGGGCAAGCATGTTGTCGCGCCAAACATTCGCGAGGCAGATGTTTTTGCATACGATGAGGACGATGTCAATGGTTTCGTCTGTATGATGCAGGTACGCCATGGGGCTGTCGTCTTAGCGCACAACTTAACCTTCAAGAAAACGGTCGACTCCACGCAAAGCGACCTGCTCACTTACCTGATAGAGGAACTAAGGCAGCGCTTCGGCAGCACAGCTCGTGAGGTAATCCTGGCGGAGCCTGGCGAGTGGGAGAGCGACAGCTATCGGATCACGGTACCACAGCGGGGCGAGAAGAAGCAAATCCTCGAGCTAGCTCAACGCAACGTCTCACGCTATCGCTGGGACTGCTACAAGCGTCAGGAGAAGCTCAACCCCGAGCAACGAGCCACACGTCTCCTCACTACCATGAAGAAGGATCTAGGCATCGATCGCCTACCCCGCCACATGGAGTGCTTTGACAATTCAAACATACAAGGCACCAATCCCGTGGCTGCGTGCGTGGTCTTTAAGAATGGTAAGCCAGCGAAGAGCGAGTACAGAAAGTTTCATGTGAAAACAGTCGTCGGGGCTGACGACTATCGGACGATGCGTGAGATCATCTACCGACGCTATCGCCGTGTGCTGGACGAGGGGCAATCGCTCCCAGACCTGATCATCATAGATGGCGGCAAGGGGCAACTGCATGTCGCCTGCGAGACGCTCAAGGAGCTAGGCATCTATGACAAAGTGTGCGTCTTCGGTCTTGCGGAGCGTTTCGAAGAGCTATACCGCCCTGGTGAGTCGGAGCCTTTGGTCTTGGATCGTCGGTCAGAAACGCTCAAGGTGGTCTGTCATATACGTGACGAGGCGCACCGCTTTGGTATCACTTTCCATAGAGATAGTCGCTCGAAGCAGCAGACGAAGAGCATCCTCGATGAGATACCGGGCATTGGCGCACGGAGCAAGGAGACATTACTGCAAGCCTTCAAGACGCCCCAAAGAGTCGTCAAGGCTAGTCGTGCCGAGCTTATCGCAACCCTCGGCACGAGCAAGGGCAACAAGCTGTACAATCACCTACACCCCGACGAATCTACAGAAACAACCTAG